One part of the Nymphaea colorata isolate Beijing-Zhang1983 chromosome 8, ASM883128v2, whole genome shotgun sequence genome encodes these proteins:
- the LOC116258542 gene encoding uncharacterized protein LOC116258542, producing MESFTTPLCLLTLTSLLCSASAQHGRGENPSAVVIGTVFCDTCSQRRFASTSHFISGATVAIECGDGKGRSTFKQEVQTDRGGEFKMELSFPVNHNRTRIKRCSVMLVRSSEPDCSVISKAVSSALKLKSIRAGLHIFSAGFFTFKPLHQPDVCSQKPILTPFKHGAFPFHGVARRGSLIAAKRSKRSLSGILNPTGFFSPPTIPLIPSPPAFSFPFPPNPFQPPPSVLPIPPPANPFPNPFQPPPFFSFPNPPNPFQSPPYFPRIPFLNPPPPPPFFSFPPFPFPPNPFHPPSPLIPGIPPAAPAKTAAKKATSHA from the exons ATGGAAAGTTTCACCACACCTCTCTGTCTGCTCACACTCACTTCTCTGCTCTGCTCTGCTTCTGCACAACATGGGAGAGGGGAAAATCCATCGGCCGTGGTTATCGGCACAGTTTTCTGTGACACCTGCTCTCAGCGAAGATTTGCAAGCACCAGCCACTTCATTTCTG GTGCTACTGTTGCGATAGAATGTGGTGATGGGAAAGGGAGATCAACATTTAAACAAGAAGTTCAGACTGACAGAGGAGGAGAATTCAAAATGGAATTGTCATTTCCTGTCAACCACAATAGAACAAGGATCAAGAGATGTTCTGTGATGTTGGTGAGGAGTAGCGAGCCTGATTGCTCCGTCATATCAAAAGCAGTTTCCTCTGCACTGAAACTGAAGTCGATAAGGGCAGGACTCCACATCTTTTCTGCAGGTTTTTTCACCTTCAAGCCTCTACATCAACCTGACGTATGCTCCCAGAAGCCCATCCTGACGCCCTTCAAGCATGGTGCTTTCCCCTTCCATGGCGTTGCTCGGCGAGGGTCATTAATCGCAGCAAAGCGGTCAAAGAGATCTCTTTCAGGAATTCTGAACCCAACAGGATTCTTTTCACCACCCACAATTCCATTGATTCCATCACCACCagctttttctttcccttttccacCAAATCCCTTTCAGCCACCGCCATCTGTTCTTCCTATTCCTCCACCAGCAAACCCATTCCCAAATCCATTTCAGCCACCTCCTTTCTTCAGCTTCCCTAACCCCCCAAACCCATTTCAATCACCCCCATACTTCCCACGAATTCCATTCCTCAatccgccgccaccaccaccgttTTTCTCCTTCCCTCCATTCCCTTTCCCTCCGAACCCATTTCATCCCCCTTCACCGCTGATTCCAGGCATTCCCCCAGCAGCCCCAGCTAAAACTGCAGCAAAGAAGGCCACTTCCCATGCCTGA